A window of Vicia villosa cultivar HV-30 ecotype Madison, WI unplaced genomic scaffold, Vvil1.0 ctg.001554F_1_1, whole genome shotgun sequence contains these coding sequences:
- the LOC131635807 gene encoding F-box protein At2g39490-like — MEKDNTTNDLLSNLPKEILGHIVSFLPNESSMETILISTKWRDLWNETIVRYGTKQDITNVLANFLTSFDDFDPLKHPRKLQFHYDQDYVLLATIANSTKLQLDFNISLLKKEFIIENIQKHYELQFKLNEEKKITYNVFSLKSLYLKSISYLTSEVASSIISSLHHLENLVIISCNGLKSLSIDSNFELHKLKILDCLELKFLHLKTSKLKSFQYRGSLPWILPEFHFNLSEAILDFRLGPNCGRIMSKDFDATLLTIKNSQALTLCRWTFEELIWPSISPPYGCFNFYKLRELCWIDSYHKDEYCMDALFSFLKLCPSLEQLFVTIDHESYSAGKPNLLLMQSTKCTKLEHLKVIKFMGFTCRKDEISLAKCLIQLIKGKVPKINTSDGSCLDLDFIK, encoded by the exons ATGGAAAAAGACAATACAACAAATGATTTGCTAAGCAATTTACCAAAAGAAATTCTTGGTCACATAGTTTCTTTTCTACCAAATGAATCATCAATGGAAACCATCCTCATTTCAACAAAGTGGAGAGACTTATGGAATGAAACCATTGTTAGATATGGAACAAAACAAGACATCACTAATGTTCTTGCCAATTTTCTTAcaagttttgatgattttgatccatTGAAACATCCAAGAAAGCTTCAATTCCACTATGATCAAGATTATGTACTATTAGCCACAATTGCTAATAGTACTAAGCTTCAACTAGATTTCAATATCTCTCTTTTGAAGAAAGAGTTCATCattgaaaatattcaaaaacattATGAACTTCAATTCAAGCTCAATGAGGAAAAAAAGATAACCTACAATGTTTTCTCACTCAAAAGTCTTTACTTGAAATCAATAAGCTATTTAACTAGTGAAGTAGCTTCATCTATTATTTCAAGTTTGCATCATCTTGAGAATTTGGTGATTATTTCATGTAATGGATTGAAATCTTTGAGCATTGACTCTAACTTTGAGCTTCACAAGTTAAAGATTTTGGATTGCTTGGAATTGAAGTTTCTTCATCTAAAAACTTCTAAACTCAAATCTTTTCAATATAGAGGATCACTTCCTTGGATTTTGCCTGAATTTCATTTCAATCTTAGTGAGGCTATTCTTGATTTTAGATTAGGACCAAATTGTGGAAGAATTATGAGTAAAGATTTTGATGCAACTTTGTTGACAATAAAGAATTCTCAAGCTCTTACACTTTGCAGATGGACTTTTGAG GAATTAATATGGCCATCAATTTCTCCTCCATATGGATGCTTTAATTTCTATAAATTAAGAGAGTTATGTTGGATTGATAGCTATCACAAAGATGAATATTGCATGGATGCATTATTCTCCTTCTTGAAACTATGTCCTTCCTTAGAGCAACTTTTTGTAACT ATTGATCATGAAAGTTATTCAGCTGGAAAACCCAATTTACTCTTAATGCAATCAACTAAATGTACAAAATTAGAGCATCTAAAAGTGATAAAGTTTATGGGGTTTACATGTAGAAAAGATGAAATTTCATTGGCAAAATGTTTGATTCAACTAATCAAGGGAAAGGTTCCAAAGATAAATACATCAGATGGGAGTTGTTTGGATTTAGACTTTATTAAGTGA
- the LOC131635795 gene encoding aquaporin TIP1-3: MPIYRIAIGSPAEAGQPDAIRAAFAEFFSMLIFVFAGQGSGMAYNKITNNGPATPAGLIAASLSHAFGLFVAVSVGANISGGHVNPAVTFGAFIGGNITLLRSMLYWIAQLLGSVVACILLKSATGGMETSAFAISSDISVWNALVFEIVMTFGLVYTVYATAVDPKKGNIGIIAPLAIGIIVGANILAGGAFDGASMNPAVSFGPAVVSWTWTHHWVYWVGPFIGAAVAAIVYDNIFIGEDGHEPLTSSDF, encoded by the exons ATGCCAATCTATAGAATTGCAATTGGATCTCCTGCAGAAGCTGGTCAACCTGATGCAATTAGAGCTGCATTTGCTGAATTCTTCTCTATGCTCATTTTTGTTTTTGCTGGTCAAGGCTCTGGCATGGCTTACA acaaaattacaaataatgGACCTGCAACACCTGCTGGTTTAATAGCAGCATCACTATCTCATGCATTTGGACTATTTGTTGCTGTTTCTGTTGGAGCAAACATCTCTGGTGGACATGTGAACCCTGCAGTCACATTTGGTGCCTTCATTGGCGGAAACATTACACTTTTGAGAAGTATGTTATATTGGATTGCACAGTTACTTGGTTCAGTTGTTGCTTGCATTCTTCTCAAATCTGCCACTGGTGGAATG gAGACATCAGCATTCGCAATATCCTCCGACATATCAGTATGGAACGCACTAGTTTTCGAAATTGTGATGACATTTGGATTAGTATACACAGTTTATGCAACAGCAGTGGATCCAAAAAAAGGCAACATAGGAATCATTGCACCACTTGCAATTGGAATCATTGTTGGTGCAAATATCTTAGCTGGTGGAGCATTTGATGGTGCATCAATGAATCCAGCTGTTTCTTTTGGCCCTGCTGTTGTTAGTTGGACTTGGACTCATCATTGGGTCTATTGGGTCGGCCCATTTATTGGTGCGGCAGTTGCGGCTATTGTCTATGATAATATCTTCATTGGTGAAGATGGTCATGAACCTCTCACTAGTAGTGATTTCTAA